In a genomic window of Nodularia sp. LEGE 06071:
- a CDS encoding sulfite exporter TauE/SafE family protein: protein MLDLSLITILGFLGSFGHCFGMCGPLTVAFSLSQQQSIPQTAEGEQIPPHKIPNSWQEQLKFHLLLNLGRMFSYALVGAGIGALGSVLLQGGQFAGVGSDFRRWMAIITGLMLIWFGLGQVTPDLLPRIPVLHPLLQGRLHERLSTGMLKLSYQTRWWTPMLLGMTWGLMPCGFLYAAQIKAAETGNLWMGAATMLAFGLGTLPTMLGVGVSTSLVNKDRRSQLFRLGGWVTLTIGVLTLLRTGDTMVDYSGHATLVCLILALIARPISRLWASPLRYRRGLGVAAFVLAVVHTTHMIEHSFQWQFAAFFFLPPDFQWGMAAGAVALVLITPAAFTSFESLQKYLGKGWRQIHLLSVPALLLSAIHAVLIGSHYLGSLQSTWGNKLAVVLIGIVTFSVLLLRSPLFWSMLNIEKFYVPPTKS, encoded by the coding sequence ATGCTAGATTTGTCACTCATCACCATCCTGGGGTTCCTGGGCAGTTTTGGACATTGCTTTGGGATGTGTGGCCCCCTAACTGTGGCCTTTTCCCTTTCCCAGCAGCAATCAATTCCACAAACAGCTGAGGGTGAACAGATACCACCTCATAAAATACCCAACTCCTGGCAAGAACAATTAAAATTTCATCTATTACTGAATCTAGGGCGAATGTTCAGCTATGCTTTAGTCGGTGCTGGCATAGGGGCGCTGGGTTCGGTATTACTTCAAGGTGGTCAGTTTGCGGGTGTAGGCAGTGATTTCCGGCGCTGGATGGCAATTATTACCGGCTTAATGCTAATTTGGTTTGGGCTAGGGCAAGTAACACCCGATTTGCTGCCGCGCATACCTGTATTACATCCCTTACTACAAGGACGTTTACATGAGCGCTTGAGTACAGGAATGCTCAAGCTTTCCTACCAAACGAGATGGTGGACACCCATGCTTTTAGGCATGACTTGGGGTTTAATGCCTTGTGGTTTTTTATATGCTGCCCAAATTAAAGCGGCGGAAACTGGTAATTTATGGATGGGTGCAGCAACGATGCTAGCTTTTGGGCTGGGAACCCTACCCACGATGCTAGGTGTGGGTGTCTCCACGTCTTTGGTAAATAAAGATCGGCGCAGTCAGTTATTTCGCTTAGGCGGTTGGGTAACACTCACCATTGGCGTACTTACTTTGCTGCGGACTGGTGACACAATGGTAGATTACAGTGGACACGCGACGTTGGTCTGCTTAATATTGGCACTCATTGCCCGTCCCATTAGCCGCCTGTGGGCTTCACCGTTGCGTTACCGCCGAGGTTTGGGTGTGGCGGCTTTTGTACTGGCTGTGGTTCATACAACCCACATGATCGAACATTCATTCCAGTGGCAATTTGCGGCTTTCTTCTTTTTACCGCCGGATTTTCAGTGGGGCATGGCTGCGGGTGCTGTAGCATTAGTCTTAATTACCCCAGCAGCTTTCACAAGTTTTGAATCACTGCAAAAATATTTGGGTAAGGGTTGGCGACAGATTCATCTTTTGAGTGTACCAGCTTTACTATTAAGTGCCATTCATGCTGTATTGATTGGTTCCCATTACTTGGGTTCCTTGCAATCAACATGGGGAAATAAATTAGCGGTAGTGCTAATAGGAATTGTCACCTTCAGCGTGTTATTGCTGCGGTCACCTTTGTTTTGGTCAATGTTAAATATAGAGAAGTTTTATGTACCCCCAACCAAATCTTAG
- a CDS encoding aldose epimerase — protein MFTITLQEQQYKTYILSDESAGSQIEVVPERGGIITRWRIQGQEIFYLDTERFTHPDLSVRGGNPILFPICGNLPDNIYTHNGQRHTLKQHGFARELPWEVTEQKTEDNASLTLVLNSNEQTKAVYPFDFQLIFTYELQGNTLAIRQEYKNLSSTPMPFSAGFHPYFLTGSDKSQLEFQIPSVQYQDQNTKEIHSFDGSFDFNRDEIDVAFKDLTSQSATVIDPSRSLKLTLDYDPIYSHLVFWTVKGKDFYCLEPWTAPRNALNTGENLTVLAPKASCTASVSLRVNLL, from the coding sequence GTGTTTACTATCACCCTTCAAGAGCAACAATACAAAACTTACATCCTCAGCGATGAAAGTGCTGGCTCTCAAATAGAAGTAGTACCAGAAAGAGGCGGTATTATCACCCGTTGGCGCATCCAGGGGCAAGAAATTTTCTATCTGGATACTGAACGCTTTACTCATCCTGATTTGAGCGTCAGAGGTGGAAATCCGATCCTGTTTCCTATCTGTGGCAATTTACCGGATAATATCTATACCCACAACGGGCAACGGCACACTCTTAAACAACATGGCTTTGCGCGTGAGTTACCGTGGGAAGTGACTGAACAAAAAACTGAAGATAACGCTAGTCTGACTCTCGTACTCAATAGCAACGAGCAAACTAAGGCAGTTTATCCTTTTGACTTTCAACTCATTTTTACCTATGAATTGCAAGGTAATACTTTAGCAATTCGGCAGGAATATAAAAATTTGTCATCCACCCCAATGCCTTTTTCGGCTGGTTTCCATCCTTACTTTCTGACTGGTAGTGATAAGAGTCAGCTAGAGTTTCAAATTCCTTCTGTGCAGTATCAAGACCAAAATACTAAGGAAATTCACTCATTTGACGGTAGTTTTGATTTCAACCGCGATGAAATTGATGTTGCTTTTAAAGATTTGACTAGCCAATCTGCCACAGTTATAGATCCTAGCCGTTCGCTCAAACTGACTTTAGATTACGATCCGATCTATTCTCATCTGGTGTTTTGGACAGTCAAAGGCAAAGACTTCTACTGTCTAGAACCTTGGACAGCCCCTCGTAATGCCCTCAATACTGGAGAAAACCTGACTGTCTTAGCTCCAAAAGCTAGCTGCACGGCATCTGTAAGCTTGAGAGTGAATCTTTTATAA
- a CDS encoding mechanosensitive ion channel family protein — translation MLDYLPEIITIKEITIASLGLVVGALIFVISRLTFIWLKLLLKQLTFFQNQDIYQKLIKPNEIIIFSVFVIFCVEFISFLLPKNSWTQSLEIIISLTLAIATSLLASRLFKNFFDFYLLNAAFKTGQKISSEFLILFKWIANIIIIVVAILLYAQSHQINLLGLLASLGIGGLAVAFAAQKTLEQVLGGIVIYLDRPFVIDDYIGLPDGTFGRVESIGLRSTRIRTSGKGTVVIVPNSSLTQVNIENFTGAKKVMSILYLTFYKAISSEERALIRQVILESTNGIFGLDSRNTDVSFKNINNLVDPDKSQAQVSFFILGSGDVSMELRRQLLDLATQSMTEYLKEYGIAFEIEEPTIYVDSPITI, via the coding sequence ATGTTAGATTATTTACCAGAAATAATTACGATTAAAGAAATCACAATTGCCTCACTAGGATTAGTAGTTGGAGCTTTAATCTTTGTAATTAGCCGGTTAACTTTTATATGGTTAAAATTACTCTTGAAACAATTAACATTTTTCCAAAATCAAGATATTTACCAAAAATTAATTAAGCCTAATGAAATTATCATATTTTCTGTATTTGTCATTTTTTGCGTTGAATTTATTTCCTTTTTACTCCCGAAAAATAGCTGGACTCAATCATTAGAAATCATTATTAGTTTAACTTTAGCCATCGCCACAAGTTTATTAGCTTCGAGATTATTTAAGAATTTTTTTGACTTTTATTTATTAAATGCTGCTTTTAAAACTGGGCAAAAAATTAGCAGTGAATTCCTCATCCTGTTTAAATGGATAGCTAATATCATCATTATTGTTGTAGCTATTCTGCTCTATGCTCAAAGTCATCAAATTAATCTTTTAGGATTGCTAGCCAGTTTAGGAATTGGTGGATTAGCAGTAGCCTTTGCGGCTCAAAAGACGTTAGAGCAAGTTTTAGGTGGTATTGTTATTTATCTAGACCGTCCCTTTGTCATTGATGATTATATCGGACTACCCGACGGGACTTTTGGCAGAGTAGAATCTATCGGCTTGAGATCGACTCGTATTCGTACCTCTGGTAAAGGAACCGTTGTGATAGTTCCCAATAGTTCCTTGACTCAAGTAAATATTGAAAACTTTACTGGAGCGAAAAAAGTCATGTCCATACTTTATTTGACCTTTTATAAAGCCATCAGCAGTGAAGAAAGAGCGCTGATTCGTCAAGTTATTTTAGAAAGTACAAACGGGATTTTTGGACTGGATTCACGTAATACGGACGTAAGTTTTAAGAATATCAATAATTTAGTAGATCCAGATAAAAGTCAAGCGCAAGTTTCTTTCTTTATTTTGGGTTCTGGAGATGTTTCAATGGAATTACGTCGTCAACTTTTAGATTTGGCTACTCAAAGCATGACTGAATATTTAAAAGAATATGGTATTGCATTTGAGATAGAAGAACCAACAATTTATGTTGACTCACCGATTACCATTTAG
- a CDS encoding ABC transporter ATP-binding protein, translating into MAESRRLAKLGAYLRPHWRETTLGILALLSVNGLGVYIPWLIRSAVDQLSASFNFNSILSYVVPIVLLSSAMWLIRMASRIWLFGVGRQVEFDLKQRIFEHLLKLEPGYFAINTAGDLINRATSDVENVKRLVGFAVLSLANTLFAYALTLPVMLTISVNLTLASLAVYPFMFLLVHLFSNRLRKEQAVVQEELSDISELIQEDVSGMALIKIYAQEENERRAFAHKNQQLLAANLQLAKSRNILFPLIGGLANLSSLVIIWLGATQISTGTLAVGDFLALLIYVERLVFPTALLGFTITAYQRGEVSIDRLESILSVTPKIQDEADTVHLPLVDVQGKLTAENLSYTYPGATTSALENVNFTIFPGETVSIVGAIGSGKSTLANALPRLLDIAPGQLFLDGWDITKISLTDLRQAIAYVPQDSFLFSTTIKNNIRYGDPVSELQDVEYVAKLAQIDAEISNFPHQYETIVGERGITLSGGQRQRTALARAMLVEAPILILDDALSSVDNQTATQILNNLGSGSRRKTIIFITHQLSAAAAADRIFVMDKGHIVQIGKHLELLQTEGLYRTLWSQHQVEELLR; encoded by the coding sequence ATGGCAGAATCTCGACGACTTGCTAAACTCGGTGCTTATTTACGCCCCCATTGGCGGGAAACGACATTAGGCATTCTCGCTTTATTATCTGTCAATGGGCTGGGTGTTTATATCCCCTGGTTGATTCGTTCAGCCGTTGACCAACTTTCGGCCAGCTTTAATTTCAACAGCATATTATCTTACGTAGTGCCGATTGTCTTGCTCAGTTCGGCGATGTGGCTGATCCGTATGGCTTCCCGCATCTGGCTGTTTGGGGTAGGAAGACAGGTAGAATTTGACCTGAAACAACGTATTTTTGAACATTTACTCAAGCTGGAGCCTGGTTATTTTGCCATTAACACTGCTGGAGATTTAATTAATCGTGCTACCAGTGATGTGGAAAATGTCAAGCGGTTGGTGGGTTTTGCTGTCCTGAGTTTGGCAAATACTCTATTTGCCTATGCTCTGACGTTACCAGTGATGCTGACAATTAGTGTGAATCTGACACTAGCTTCTTTGGCTGTGTATCCCTTCATGTTCTTGTTAGTGCATCTGTTTAGCAATCGCCTCCGCAAAGAGCAAGCTGTAGTCCAAGAGGAACTATCTGACATCAGTGAACTCATTCAAGAAGATGTCAGCGGTATGGCGCTAATTAAAATCTACGCCCAAGAAGAAAATGAGCGTCGAGCTTTTGCTCACAAGAATCAGCAGCTATTGGCGGCTAACCTACAACTGGCTAAAAGCCGAAATATCCTGTTTCCTTTAATTGGTGGTTTAGCTAATCTCAGTTCTCTGGTAATTATCTGGCTGGGGGCGACACAAATATCCACTGGAACCCTGGCTGTTGGAGATTTTTTGGCGCTACTAATTTATGTAGAACGTCTAGTTTTCCCCACAGCTTTATTAGGTTTCACAATTACAGCTTATCAACGTGGTGAAGTGAGTATTGACCGCTTGGAGTCGATTCTTTCTGTCACACCGAAGATTCAAGACGAAGCGGATACTGTACATTTGCCTTTGGTTGACGTTCAAGGAAAACTCACAGCCGAAAATCTCAGCTACACTTATCCCGGTGCGACTACTTCGGCTTTAGAAAATGTCAACTTTACGATTTTCCCTGGGGAAACAGTCTCTATTGTCGGGGCTATTGGTTCTGGTAAATCAACTTTGGCCAATGCTTTACCGCGTTTGTTAGATATTGCACCAGGGCAATTGTTTCTGGATGGTTGGGATATTACCAAGATATCATTGACAGATTTACGTCAAGCGATCGCTTACGTTCCTCAAGATAGCTTTTTGTTTAGCACTACAATTAAGAATAATATCCGCTACGGTGACCCAGTTAGTGAGCTACAAGATGTAGAGTATGTAGCCAAACTAGCTCAAATTGATGCCGAAATTAGCAATTTTCCCCATCAATATGAAACCATTGTTGGCGAACGCGGCATCACTCTGTCTGGTGGTCAACGACAACGTACAGCCTTGGCTAGGGCGATGCTGGTAGAAGCCCCAATATTAATTTTGGATGATGCTCTTTCTAGTGTGGATAATCAAACCGCCACACAAATTCTCAATAATCTTGGCAGTGGTTCGAGGCGCAAAACCATAATTTTTATTACTCATCAGCTATCTGCTGCTGCTGCTGCTGACCGAATTTTTGTGATGGATAAAGGCCACATTGTCCAGATAGGCAAACATTTAGAATTATTGCAAACAGAGGGTCTTTATAGAACTTTGTGGAGTCAGCATCAAGTGGAAGAGTTACTGCGATAG
- a CDS encoding alpha/beta hydrolase, which produces MGRNWKNLKIVASFWGAIALTQFCGSNTSVWAADTVVVRFGPFAESISLSELQKAADTGEFPRGLELYTGRISEEQRRLFLETLRTRVPIDVVTLSSLLNTQIGTTILSNLSEALVRKDQAGVQALRAAFVLGATKPQGLSLLNFIAAYPSERLEINALKAFQVARRLNKSFGRTQQFMLESAPQLDSRTPQISLPFDPQASGNGSSTSPEFESE; this is translated from the coding sequence ATGGGAAGAAACTGGAAAAACTTGAAGATAGTCGCAAGTTTCTGGGGTGCGATCGCTTTGACACAGTTTTGTGGGTCAAATACCTCTGTCTGGGCTGCTGATACAGTTGTTGTGCGTTTTGGCCCCTTTGCCGAATCAATTTCTCTCTCCGAGTTACAAAAGGCTGCGGATACTGGGGAATTTCCCAGGGGTTTAGAACTTTACACCGGGAGAATATCTGAAGAACAACGCCGCTTGTTCTTGGAAACGCTGAGAACCCGAGTACCAATTGATGTTGTCACCCTCAGTAGTTTACTTAATACTCAGATTGGCACAACGATTCTTAGTAACCTCTCCGAGGCTTTAGTCAGAAAGGATCAGGCGGGGGTACAAGCACTCAGAGCCGCATTTGTATTAGGTGCGACTAAACCCCAGGGTCTTTCTCTACTCAATTTTATTGCTGCTTATCCCAGTGAACGCCTAGAAATTAATGCACTCAAGGCTTTCCAGGTGGCGCGACGTTTAAACAAGTCCTTTGGGCGCACTCAACAGTTTATGCTTGAGAGCGCACCCCAACTCGATTCTAGAACACCGCAGATTTCCTTACCATTTGACCCCCAGGCAAGCGGGAACGGCTCAAGTACAAGTCCTGAATTTGAATCGGAATGA
- the pdhA gene encoding pyruvate dehydrogenase (acetyl-transferring) E1 component subunit alpha, translated as MVQERTLPTFNKATLKITKEEGLRLYEDMVLGRSFEDKCAEMYYRGKMFGFVHLYNGQEAVSTGVIQAMRPGEDFVSSTYRDHVHALSAGVPAREVMAELFGKATGCSKGRGGSMHMFSAEHGLLGGYAFVAEGIPVAAGAAFQSKYRREVLGDQNADQVTACFFGDGAANNGQFFETLNMAALWKLPILFVVENNKWAIGMSHERATSQPEIYKKASVFNMVGVEVDGMDVLAVRSVAQEAVARARAGEGPTLIEALTYRFRGHSLADPDEMRSKAEKEFWFSRDPIKKLAADLIEQNLADDAELKAIDRKIQEVIEEAVKFAESSPEPDPSELYRFIFAEDE; from the coding sequence ATGGTTCAAGAACGCACGTTACCTACATTTAATAAGGCCACTCTCAAAATCACTAAAGAAGAAGGATTGCGGCTGTATGAAGATATGGTACTAGGTCGCTCATTTGAAGACAAATGCGCTGAGATGTACTATAGGGGCAAAATGTTCGGTTTTGTCCACCTATACAACGGTCAAGAAGCAGTTTCCACAGGTGTGATCCAAGCGATGCGACCGGGTGAAGATTTTGTTTCCAGTACCTACCGTGACCACGTTCATGCCTTGAGTGCCGGTGTACCAGCGCGAGAAGTGATGGCAGAGTTATTTGGCAAAGCCACAGGGTGCAGCAAAGGACGTGGTGGTTCGATGCATATGTTTTCTGCCGAGCATGGCTTACTAGGTGGTTATGCTTTTGTGGCTGAAGGCATTCCCGTAGCAGCTGGCGCAGCTTTTCAAAGCAAATACCGCCGCGAAGTTTTAGGAGACCAAAACGCTGACCAAGTAACAGCTTGCTTTTTTGGCGATGGTGCAGCTAACAACGGTCAGTTTTTCGAGACATTAAATATGGCAGCTCTCTGGAAATTGCCGATTCTGTTTGTCGTCGAAAATAATAAATGGGCAATTGGGATGTCTCACGAACGAGCAACTTCCCAGCCAGAGATTTACAAAAAAGCCAGCGTGTTTAACATGGTAGGCGTGGAAGTAGACGGTATGGACGTGCTAGCAGTGCGCTCCGTCGCTCAAGAAGCCGTCGCCCGCGCCCGTGCTGGTGAAGGGCCAACATTAATAGAAGCCCTCACCTACCGTTTCCGGGGACACTCCCTCGCAGACCCAGATGAAATGCGAAGCAAAGCCGAGAAAGAATTCTGGTTTTCCCGTGACCCCATTAAGAAGTTGGCGGCTGATCTGATTGAGCAAAACTTAGCCGACGATGCCGAACTCAAAGCAATTGATCGCAAAATTCAAGAAGTCATTGAGGAAGCGGTGAAGTTTGCCGAAAGTAGCCCAGAACCAGACCCCAGCGAGTTGTATCGCTTCATATTTGCAGAAGACGAGTAG
- the fba gene encoding class II fructose-bisphosphate aldolase (catalyzes the reversible aldol condensation of dihydroxyacetonephosphate and glyceraldehyde 3-phosphate in the Calvin cycle, glycolysis, and/or gluconeogenesis) yields MALVPMRLLLDHAAENGYGIPAFNVNNLEQIQAILKAAAETDSPVILQASRGARAYAGENFLRHLILAAVETYPEIPIVMHQDHGNAPSTCYSAIKNGFTSVMMDGSLEADAKTPASFEYNANVTREVVKVAHSLGVSVEGELGCLGSLETGAGEAEDGHGFEGTLDHSQLLTDPDEAADFVEQTQVDALAVAIGTSHGAYKFTRKPTGEILAISRIEEIHRRLPNTHLVMHGSSSVPEDLLALINQYGGAIPETYGVPVEEIQKGIKCGVRKVNIDTDNRLAITAAVREALAANPKEFDPRHFLKPSIKYMQKVCSDRYEQFGTAGNASKIKQISLEDFAAKYAKGELNMVTKASAKV; encoded by the coding sequence ATGGCGCTCGTACCAATGCGGCTGCTTTTGGATCACGCGGCTGAAAACGGTTACGGCATTCCTGCTTTTAACGTTAACAATTTGGAGCAAATTCAGGCAATTCTGAAGGCAGCAGCCGAAACAGACAGCCCTGTAATTTTACAAGCTTCTCGTGGCGCTCGTGCTTATGCTGGAGAAAACTTTCTGCGCCACCTGATTTTGGCAGCAGTGGAAACTTATCCTGAGATTCCCATTGTCATGCACCAAGATCATGGTAATGCTCCTTCTACTTGCTACTCAGCAATCAAGAATGGCTTTACCAGCGTGATGATGGATGGTTCTCTGGAAGCTGATGCCAAAACTCCCGCTAGCTTTGAGTACAATGCCAATGTCACTCGTGAAGTAGTTAAAGTCGCTCATTCCTTGGGTGTCAGCGTTGAAGGTGAACTTGGTTGCTTGGGTTCTCTGGAAACTGGTGCTGGTGAAGCTGAAGATGGTCACGGTTTTGAAGGTACACTCGACCACTCTCAATTGCTGACTGACCCAGACGAAGCAGCAGACTTTGTAGAGCAAACCCAGGTAGATGCTTTGGCTGTAGCTATCGGTACCAGTCACGGTGCTTACAAGTTTACTCGCAAGCCCACAGGCGAAATTTTGGCAATTAGTCGCATTGAAGAAATTCACCGCCGTCTGCCTAACACCCACTTGGTAATGCACGGTTCCTCTTCTGTGCCTGAAGATTTATTGGCACTAATTAACCAATATGGTGGTGCAATTCCCGAAACCTACGGTGTACCTGTAGAAGAAATTCAAAAAGGTATCAAGTGTGGTGTGCGTAAGGTTAACATTGACACCGATAACCGTCTAGCTATCACCGCCGCCGTGCGTGAAGCTTTGGCAGCAAACCCCAAGGAATTTGACCCCCGTCACTTCCTCAAGCCTTCGATTAAATATATGCAGAAGGTTTGTTCTGACCGCTATGAGCAATTTGGCACTGCCGGCAATGCTAGCAAGATTAAGCAAATTTCTTTGGAAGATTTTGCTGCTAAGTATGCCAAGGGCGAACTGAATATGGTAACTAAGGCATCTGCTAAAGTGTAA
- the galE gene encoding UDP-glucose 4-epimerase GalE — translation MSSGKPSILVTGGAGYIGSHTVLALKQAGYEVVILDNLVYGHQDLVEKVLQVELVVGDTGDRALLDDLFKSRNITAVMHFSAYAYVGESVTDPAKYYRNNVVGTLTLLEAMVAASIEKFVFSSTCATYGVPEIVPIPENHPQNPINPYGATKLMVERILSDFDVAYGLKSVRFRYFNAAGAHPGGLLGEDHQPETHLIPLVLLTALGKRKSIAIFGTDYPTPDGTCIRDYIHVNDLADAHVLGLKYLLENGDSEVFNLGNGNGFSVREVIAAAAEVTGLTIPVEECDRRPGDPPSLIGSGEKARKILNWQPQYPGIKDIVTHAWQWHQKRHL, via the coding sequence ATGTCTTCTGGAAAGCCCAGCATCTTAGTCACGGGGGGAGCTGGATATATTGGTTCCCATACTGTACTTGCTCTCAAGCAAGCGGGTTATGAAGTCGTCATCCTCGATAATCTGGTTTATGGGCATCAAGACTTGGTAGAAAAGGTTTTGCAGGTAGAATTGGTAGTAGGAGATACAGGCGATCGCGCCTTGTTGGATGACTTATTTAAAAGTCGGAATATTACCGCAGTTATGCACTTTTCCGCCTATGCCTACGTAGGAGAATCCGTAACTGATCCAGCTAAATATTACCGTAATAATGTTGTGGGTACACTGACGCTATTAGAAGCGATGGTAGCTGCATCTATTGAGAAATTTGTTTTTTCTTCCACTTGTGCCACCTATGGAGTCCCAGAAATCGTACCCATTCCCGAAAACCACCCCCAAAACCCCATTAATCCCTATGGGGCTACCAAGCTGATGGTAGAGCGGATTCTGTCTGATTTTGATGTCGCTTACGGTTTGAAATCAGTCCGTTTTCGCTACTTTAATGCCGCAGGCGCTCATCCGGGTGGTTTACTAGGCGAGGATCATCAACCAGAAACCCACTTAATTCCCTTAGTACTGCTCACAGCTTTAGGCAAAAGAAAATCTATTGCCATTTTTGGCACAGATTACCCCACCCCTGATGGTACTTGTATTCGCGATTATATTCACGTTAACGACTTAGCCGATGCCCATGTTTTGGGGTTGAAATATTTATTAGAAAATGGAGACAGTGAAGTATTTAACTTAGGTAACGGCAATGGTTTTTCCGTCAGAGAAGTGATTGCAGCTGCGGCAGAAGTCACTGGACTAACCATACCAGTTGAAGAGTGCGATCGCCGCCCCGGTGATCCGCCATCTCTAATTGGTAGTGGAGAGAAAGCCAGAAAAATCCTCAACTGGCAACCTCAATACCCAGGCATCAAAGATATTGTCACTCATGCCTGGCAGTGGCATCAAAAGCGACATCTGTAA
- a CDS encoding mechanosensitive ion channel family protein, which produces MTNISQIILDFFQRDTTILFLSRFGLFLLFILLSVLVGRYTPTFLRIVIQRFAPQQVASIYNNLIEPIRNLFRIAGSLILISLSLAWIIEYQSIYRFLAPIVDLAVISSLAWLFSRLFRQFIRVYGIELVRKLGREVDELLLVFETLANVMIGFIAIIAFAQSQQFNLIGLLTGFGIGGLAIAFAAQKTLEQLLGTIVLYLDRPFIPGEYIRLQKSAQIPEGLFGRVESIGIRSSKIRTAAKSTLFIIPNSILANLEIENITRGKKVMVLLYLDFVTLLEHQEQALVEQVVAESTNSLFGIDPGSTSITFLNHNSEKQTTRTRVTFFILGSSDNSLQLRKRLLELANEKISKKLVTFGIEFTMQEPTIYVDSPVTL; this is translated from the coding sequence ATGACAAATATTTCACAGATAATCCTGGACTTTTTCCAGCGTGACACTACAATATTATTCCTATCTAGATTTGGGTTATTTTTATTGTTTATCCTGCTATCTGTACTAGTAGGACGATATACTCCTACATTTTTGCGAATTGTGATTCAACGTTTTGCACCGCAACAGGTAGCTAGTATTTATAACAATTTAATCGAACCGATTAGAAACTTATTTAGAATAGCTGGAAGTTTAATTCTGATCTCGTTATCCTTAGCATGGATTATCGAATATCAATCGATATATAGATTTCTTGCACCCATTGTAGACTTAGCTGTTATTAGTAGTCTAGCTTGGCTATTTTCTCGGTTATTTCGGCAATTTATTCGAGTATATGGCATTGAATTAGTGCGGAAATTGGGGCGAGAAGTAGACGAATTGCTTTTAGTATTTGAAACTTTAGCAAATGTGATGATTGGATTTATTGCTATTATTGCTTTTGCTCAAAGTCAACAATTTAATTTAATTGGTTTATTAACTGGTTTTGGTATCGGTGGATTAGCGATCGCTTTTGCGGCTCAAAAGACACTAGAGCAGTTGTTAGGAACCATTGTGTTGTATTTAGATCGACCCTTTATTCCAGGAGAATATATTCGTTTACAGAAATCTGCACAAATCCCTGAAGGCTTATTTGGACGAGTTGAATCAATTGGGATTCGTTCCAGTAAAATTCGGACGGCTGCTAAAAGTACGTTATTCATTATTCCCAATTCGATATTAGCAAACTTAGAAATTGAAAATATTACGCGAGGTAAAAAAGTAATGGTTTTACTCTACCTCGATTTTGTCACCCTGCTAGAACATCAAGAACAAGCTTTAGTGGAGCAGGTGGTAGCCGAAAGTACTAACTCACTGTTTGGTATAGATCCCGGAAGCACCAGTATTACTTTTTTAAATCATAATTCTGAAAAGCAGACAACTCGAACCAGAGTGACGTTCTTTATTTTGGGTTCTAGCGATAACTCTCTACAATTACGTAAACGTCTATTAGAGTTAGCAAATGAGAAAATTTCTAAAAAACTAGTTACTTTTGGCATTGAGTTTACCATGCAAGAACCGACAATTTATGTAGATTCACCAGTGACACTTTAA